The DNA region CGCCGAAGCGGCGTACTTCAGCGGCGCCCGGGAGACCGCCGCGACCACCGCTCGACTGTGAAACGAACTGAACTCATGTTGTGAACTGTTGTGAACGAGGTGGACCGTGTTCCGGACAATGAGAAAATTCCGCCGCGCCGCGGGAACGACGGCCGTCCTGGCCGTGGTGGCGCTGACCGCCAACGCGTGCGCGGACCAGGAATCCGCAGGAGCCGGCGGCAACTCGTCGGAGATCCATATCGGGGCGTGGCTCCCGACGACCGGCGCCACCGCCTCGTACGGTGTGCCGCAAAGGGCTGGCGCCGAGGCGTACTTCAAGATGATCAACGCATCCGGGGGCATCAACGGCCGCAAGGTCCGATGGACCGTCAAGGACAACGCGGCCGACCCTCAGCAGACCGTGCAGATCGCACGCGAACTCGTCGGCCAGGACAAGGTCGTGGCCATCGTGAACGCGAACGGCACCTCCCAGGCGGAGGCGGCCTTCCCGTTCGTCCTCAACCAGTCCAAGGTTCCGGTTCTCAACGAGGTGGGCGGCAACGAGTCCTGGTACGAGCCACCGCGCCCCGGCCTGTTCGGCACCCAGACCCTCTACGAGGACCAGGCCGCGGCGATCGCCGCGTGGACGGTGCAGGACGGTGCGAAGAAGGTCCTCGTCGTCCACAGTGACCCGGCCGCGTTCGTGAACGTGGCCAAGCAGGTCGAGCCCGTCGCCAAGAAGGTGGACCCCTCGGTCGAGGTCGACCGGCTGACGGTCAAGTACCAGACCACCGACTACACCCCGGTGATCAGCAAGGTGAAGGCCGCGAAGACCCAGGCGGTGATCCTCATCCTCACGTCCCCCGAGGCCGCCGCCTTCCTGAAGGAGGCCAAGCTGCAAGGGCTGTCCCTGCCCACGTACGCCTACGCACCCGTCGCCGCGGAGTCGACCGTCTCCCTCGCCAAGGACGCGGCCGAGGGGCTCAAGGCAGTACAGCTGGTCAAGGCGCCCTCCGACTCCGACCCCGCGGTGAAGGAGTTCCGGACCGCGATGGCCAAGTACGAGCCCAAGCAGCCCGCCGGATTCCTCGCGCTGTGGGGCTGGAGCAACGCGAAGGTGTTCGCGGAGATCGCGAAGACCATCAAGGGCCCCGTCACGGCCGACGCGCTCGACAAGGCGTACGAGAAGGCGACGAAGGTGGACACGGGGGTGTCGCCGGTCATGAACTTCAGCCCGAGCAACCACCTCGGCACCCGCAGCGTGCAGCGAGTGGTCGTGAAGGACGGGGTCTGGACGTCCGAGGGCGACTTCTACACGCCGCCGAAGCGCGGCTGAGCCTGCCCGGGGCTTCTGCCGGGCCGGGGTCGGCGGGCTCCGCAGGACAGGGCCCGGTGCCGCGCGTTGAATGGTGTGTATGGGTGTTCGGCGACGGACGAGGCACCACGGAAGCACGGCGGTGACAGCGGCCGCCGTGGCCTCCCTCCTCACAGCCGGCTTCACCGCCACTCCGTCCGCCGCGGCACCGGCGGCCGATCCGCCGCCCCAGCCGCCACCTCGGCTCACGCAGGCGAAGGTGGACGACGCCGTGGACCGGCTCGACGGGATCGTGCGGGACGGGATGAAGGAGACGGGCGTTCCTGGTGTCGCCGTGGCCGTGGTCTACAGGGACCAGGTTGTCCACCTGAAGGGCTTCGGGGAGCGACGGGTGGGACAGTCCGGGGACGTCGGATCGGACACCGTCTTCCAGCTGGCGTCCCTCTCCAAGCCGCTCGCCTCGACCGTCGTCGCGGGTGCGGTAGGCGACAAGGTCATCACCTGGGACGACCCGGTGGCCGAGCACCTTCCCGGCTTCGCGCTCAAGGACCGCTGGGTCGGTGACCACGTCACGGTCGCCGATCTCCTCTCGCACCGCAGCGGGCTCCCCGACCACGCCGGGGACCTGCTCGAGGACCTCGGCTACGACAGGACGTACATCCTGGACCATCTGCGGGAGGAGCCGCTCACGCCGTTCCGGGCCAGTTACGCGTACACCAACTACGGCGTCACGGCGGCGGGCCAGGCGGTCGCGAACGCCAAGGACACCACCTGGGAGAAGCTCGCGGAGGACACGCTCTACTCCCCCGCCGGCATGAACTCCACCAGCTCCCTCTTCGCCGACTACGACAAGGCGACGGACAAGGCGGCCACACATGTGAAGGACGCGGACGGGACCTGGGAGGCGAAGTACGTGCGGGACGCCGACGCCCAGGCGCCCGCGGGTGGCGCGAGTTCCACCGCGAGCGACATGGCCACCTGGCTGCGGCTCCAGCTCGCCGACGGAAAGCTGGGCGGGAAGCAGATCGTCCCCGCCGACCAGCTGGAGCGCACCCACCTGCCCGAGATCGTCTCCAGCCCGCCGCAGGCTCCTGCCGGCCGCGCCGGTTTCTACGGCCTCGGCTGGAATGTCAACTACGACGACCAGGGGCGGCTGCGCCTCAGCCACTCCGGCGCCTTCGAACTCGGCGCCAACACTAACGTGACGATGCTGCCCGGCGAGGAACTCGGCATCGCCGTCCTGACCAACGGGGCGCCGGTGGGGCTCGCCGACTCGGTCGCGCTCGACTTCTTCGACATCGCCCAGCAGGGCGAACCCACCACCGACTGGCTGGCCCTGGTCGACAAGGTGTACCAGCAGCAGTTGGACGCCGACCGCTCCGCCACCGACTACACCGAGCCCCCGGAGAACGCGGCCGCCGCCCGGTCCGACGACACGTACACGGGCACGTACGAGAACGACTACTACGGTCCGCTGACCGTGACGGCCGTGGACGGCGAACTCACCATGAGCCTGGGTCCGAAGCCGACGGCGTTCCGGCTCACCCACTTCGACGGCGACACGTTCAGCTTCCGGACGGCCGGGGAGAACGCGACCGGTCTGTCCGGCGTCACGTTCGACGTCGGTTCGGGCTCGGACAACGCGGGCGGCTCGAAGGCGTCGAAGGTGACCGTCGAGGCCTTCGACGAGAACGGCCTGGGCACCTTCACCCGCCCCTGACCTCCCGTACATAGCCGCGTGCCTTGTCCACCACGTTGCGCAGTTCCCTGCCCTCGGCCCTGCGGGTCAGGTTGTCGAGGAACAGGTCCGCGAGGTCGTCGCGCCAGCCGGTGACCTCACCGGCCGTGTGCGGGGAGACGATGACACCGGGCAGGTCCCACAGGGGTGAAGCGGCGGGCAGGGGCTCGTGGGCGAAGACGTCCAGGGCCGCTCCGGCCAGGCGGCCGTCGGTGAGGTGCCGGACGAGCGCCTCCTCGTCGACGAGTCCGCCCCGGCCCACGTTCACGAGCCGCGCGCCGGGCTTCATCGACGTGAGCACGGACGCGTCGACCATGCCCCGGGTGGCCGCCGTGAGGGGAGCCGCGAGCACCACGTAGTCCGCCGCGGCCAGGGCGGGGCGCAGCCCTGAGAGGGCGTGCACCGTGCCGAAGTCGGGGTCCTCCACACACTCCGTACGTCCTACGGCGCTCACCCGCATCCCGACGGCGCGGAGCATGCGGGCCACGGCACGGCCGATGGGGCCCGTGCCCCACACGAGGACGGTCCGTCCGTCGATGCGTTCGCTGTCCCGGGGCCGCCACTCGCGGCGCCGCTGGTGTTCCCAGGTGCCCGGGAAGTCCTTCGCCAGGGCCAGGATCAGGCCGAGTACGTACTCGGCGATGGGCCGGTCGTAGACGCCGCGCGAGTTGGTCAGCACCACCCGGGGGTTGTCGACCAGGGCCGGGAAGAGCAGTGAGTCGACACCGGCGGCGGCCACATGCACCCAGCCGGGCGCGCTCGACGGGTCCTCGGGCCAGGCCGCCTCGACCGCCGGAGTGATCGAGTGCCAGCAGAGCAGGGCGTCCGCTCCGGGCAGGAGGTGCGGCAGTTCCTCTTCGGTGGCGTACACCGTGTCCGCGAGGCTTTCGATGCCGGCGGCGTTGTGCGGGAGGATGCCGCGGTGCAGGACGACGAGCCGGTCAGCCAAGGCGGTTCTCCCACGGCGTGAGACGGTGCGGGGCGGCTGGTACGAGGTACCGCTCCCACCCTCCGGGGGACGTGGCGGAAGGGTCAACGGCCACGGTGTTCTCCCGGGACGGCCGCTGTGGACGGTGTGTCAACCGGTCGGCGGCCACGGAACACACTGTCCACCCGCCGTCTCCCAAGAGAACACCATGTTCATTGACGGTGGATCCGCGCTGAACCAGGGTGATGGCCAACCCCGGACCGCTTCGCCCGGTCACCCCGGTGACGACCGGTCCGCACCGCGTACAGCGCTGTGCGCCTTCCCCCTAAAGAATCCCCCCCCACCCCCGCTTTCCAATGCTTGACGTACGAAGCCTCCTTCGCCCGGTCCCCCTGCCGGCGCGCGTCCCCCCTCGCCTTCCCGCGTCCCCAGGAGCCTCAAGCATGTCCCTGACCTCATCAACCACCGGCGGGGCCT from Streptomyces sp. NBC_00258 includes:
- a CDS encoding serine hydrolase; its protein translation is MGVRRRTRHHGSTAVTAAAVASLLTAGFTATPSAAAPAADPPPQPPPRLTQAKVDDAVDRLDGIVRDGMKETGVPGVAVAVVYRDQVVHLKGFGERRVGQSGDVGSDTVFQLASLSKPLASTVVAGAVGDKVITWDDPVAEHLPGFALKDRWVGDHVTVADLLSHRSGLPDHAGDLLEDLGYDRTYILDHLREEPLTPFRASYAYTNYGVTAAGQAVANAKDTTWEKLAEDTLYSPAGMNSTSSLFADYDKATDKAATHVKDADGTWEAKYVRDADAQAPAGGASSTASDMATWLRLQLADGKLGGKQIVPADQLERTHLPEIVSSPPQAPAGRAGFYGLGWNVNYDDQGRLRLSHSGAFELGANTNVTMLPGEELGIAVLTNGAPVGLADSVALDFFDIAQQGEPTTDWLALVDKVYQQQLDADRSATDYTEPPENAAAARSDDTYTGTYENDYYGPLTVTAVDGELTMSLGPKPTAFRLTHFDGDTFSFRTAGENATGLSGVTFDVGSGSDNAGGSKASKVTVEAFDENGLGTFTRP
- a CDS encoding ABC transporter substrate-binding protein, producing the protein MRKFRRAAGTTAVLAVVALTANACADQESAGAGGNSSEIHIGAWLPTTGATASYGVPQRAGAEAYFKMINASGGINGRKVRWTVKDNAADPQQTVQIARELVGQDKVVAIVNANGTSQAEAAFPFVLNQSKVPVLNEVGGNESWYEPPRPGLFGTQTLYEDQAAAIAAWTVQDGAKKVLVVHSDPAAFVNVAKQVEPVAKKVDPSVEVDRLTVKYQTTDYTPVISKVKAAKTQAVILILTSPEAAAFLKEAKLQGLSLPTYAYAPVAAESTVSLAKDAAEGLKAVQLVKAPSDSDPAVKEFRTAMAKYEPKQPAGFLALWGWSNAKVFAEIAKTIKGPVTADALDKAYEKATKVDTGVSPVMNFSPSNHLGTRSVQRVVVKDGVWTSEGDFYTPPKRG
- a CDS encoding D-2-hydroxyacid dehydrogenase, which produces MADRLVVLHRGILPHNAAGIESLADTVYATEEELPHLLPGADALLCWHSITPAVEAAWPEDPSSAPGWVHVAAAGVDSLLFPALVDNPRVVLTNSRGVYDRPIAEYVLGLILALAKDFPGTWEHQRRREWRPRDSERIDGRTVLVWGTGPIGRAVARMLRAVGMRVSAVGRTECVEDPDFGTVHALSGLRPALAAADYVVLAAPLTAATRGMVDASVLTSMKPGARLVNVGRGGLVDEEALVRHLTDGRLAGAALDVFAHEPLPAASPLWDLPGVIVSPHTAGEVTGWRDDLADLFLDNLTRRAEGRELRNVVDKARGYVREVRGG